A portion of the Plasmodium relictum strain SGS1 genome assembly, chromosome: 11 genome contains these proteins:
- a CDS encoding RNA-binding protein, putative: MSLNFSIANVVYVKNLSTDVSEKDIKEKFESCDEIISITFKNFPGKNQKYCQIEFKSSEGITKASRLNGELLLNVPMVVTVIEPISHNQNFNEISNTENEKFLNNSDLRNIHVNNNIHNNIPNQNIQNILLQKQLVSEQKKGLVDFQNSLNAKNNKFDVFSKIVYMENIPENFDEEDIKKFFKNVGKTTNYKIQYNEHKKVHTAFVEFKNEEHAKAALNLNGFKVGKNEICIRDAYSLINEKDILKNNFSLYSNSKDDVNVANKQTVNEKVEKVLALKEKLTLKLCAMYKPNLLLVNNLVKTNPFLLNANIENDENKNVEKCTDETKKEIINDSNDIKLKKSDVPEDKSCEEEKKKKIKRKNSKSKYSSSVSSGKSYSHKSSRSSSDDDSYRRSSKTSSRKKKIQKKHSSKKRRKYKSRSRSYYYSKSNSRSSYKSEKMRYKKKKKKKYRNSSSSFSDSSYSSRRKRRESSNYKPWWVKESEKMQMRQRMKEKQMREMAMREKYRR; the protein is encoded by the exons ATGAGTTTAAATTTCAGCATAGCTAATGTAGTATATGTAAAGAATCTTTCAACAGATGTATcagaaaaagatataaaagaaaaatttgaaTCATGTGATGAAATAATTAGTATTACTTTCAAGaa TTTTCCAggaaaaaatcaaaaatattGTCAAATAGAATTTAAAAGTTCTGAAGGAATAACAAAAGCCTCAAGATTAAATGGAGAACTTTTATTAAACGTTCCAATGGTTGTAACAGTTATTGAACCAATTTCTCATAATCAGAATTTCAATGAAATTTCTAATactgaaaatgaaaaatttctAAATAATTCGGATTTAAGAAATATTCATGTTAATAACAATATACATAATAATATTCCAAACCAg aacatacaaaatatattattgcAAAAGCAACTGGTTtcagaacaaaaaaaaggattAGTTGATTTTCAAAATTCATTGAACgcaaaaaataacaaatttgATGTTTTCTCAAAAATTGTTTATATGGAAAATATACCTGAAAAT tttgATGAAGAGgatataaagaaattttttaaaaatgtaggAAAAACaacaaattataaaattcagTATAATGAACATAAAAAGGTGCATACTGCTTTTgttgaatttaaaaatgaagagcACGCAAAAGCTGCTTTAAATTTGAACGGATTTAAAGTAGGAAAAAATGAGATATGTATAAGAGATGCATATAGcttaattaatgaaaaagatattttaaaaaataatttttcactTTATAGTAATAGTAAAGATGATGTAAATGTGGCTAATAAACAAACAGTTAATGAAAAAGTAGAAAAAGTTTTAGCATTAAAAGAAAAGTTAACATTGAAATTATGTGCTATGTATAAACCAAATTTACTTTTAGTAAATAACTTAGTGAAAACTAACCCTTTTTTACTGAATgcaaatatagaaaatgatGAGAATAAAAATGTAGAAAAATGTACAgatgaaacaaaaaaagagaTAATAAACGATTCTAATGATATTAAACTGAAAAAAAGTGATGTTCCAGAAGATAAAAGTTGTGaagaagaaaagaaaaaaaaaataaaaagaaaaaattctaAAAGTAAATATAGTAGTTCTGTTTCAAGTGGAAAAAGTTATTCTCATAAAAGTAGCAGATCAAGTAGCGACGATGATAGTTATAGAAGAAGTAGTAAAACCAGctctagaaaaaaaaaaattcaaaaaaaacatagtagtaaaaagagaagaaaatataaaagtcgCTCAAGGAGTTATTATTATAGCAAAAGCAATTCAAGAAGTTCATATAAATCAGAAAAGATGaggtataaaaaaaaaaaaaaaaaaaaatatcgtAATTCTTCTTCTAGTTTTAGTGATTCATCTTATTCATCAAGAAGAAAACGTAGAGAATCTAGTAATTATAAACCATGGTGGGTAAAAGAATCTGAGAAAATGCAAATGAGACAAAGAATGAAAGAAAAACAGATGCGTGAAATGGCTATGAGAGAAAAATATAGGaggtaa